In Verrucomicrobiales bacterium, the following are encoded in one genomic region:
- a CDS encoding sigma-70 family RNA polymerase sigma factor: MQDITQLLRATERGDVHAAEALLVEVYQELRRTAAYKMAGGPAGQTLQPTALVHEAWLRLGPPGERRWDNRGHFFAAAAEAMRNILIDKARRRRRIRHGGEQDRVEFDELELVAPEADERMLQVHDALDQLAGMDPIKAEVVKLRFFVGFTDREVAEALGLSERTVERHWAYAKAWLIQAIRESA, from the coding sequence ATGCAGGACATCACTCAACTACTCCGGGCAACGGAACGGGGGGACGTCCATGCGGCCGAGGCTTTGCTGGTGGAGGTGTACCAGGAACTCCGTCGCACGGCGGCTTACAAGATGGCGGGGGGCCCTGCGGGCCAGACGCTTCAGCCAACGGCATTGGTGCATGAAGCCTGGCTTCGACTCGGACCGCCCGGAGAACGACGCTGGGACAATCGAGGTCATTTTTTCGCGGCAGCGGCGGAGGCCATGCGCAACATCCTGATCGACAAGGCGCGTCGCCGTCGGCGGATTCGTCATGGAGGCGAGCAAGACCGGGTGGAGTTCGACGAGCTGGAACTCGTTGCCCCCGAGGCCGACGAACGGATGCTGCAGGTCCACGACGCGTTGGACCAGTTGGCCGGCATGGATCCCATCAAGGCCGAAGTCGTCAAGTTGCGCTTCTTCGTGGGCTTCACCGATCGGGAGGTCGCCGAGGCGCTCGGGCTTTCTGAACGCACGGTGGAACGTCACTGGGCCTATGCCAAGGCCTGGCTGATTCAAGCGATTCGGGAGTCGGCGTGA
- a CDS encoding protein kinase: MTSKRRMEDGRMMSRDTSESASVEEALFHAARLLPDRTAREAFLAAACQGRSELRGRVEGLLAASEDSTAFFGADPGSPVLTKDLVVGARLGNYEVLSEIGRGGMGRVYRAAEVSTRRVVALKVIGAGSAADSTQVRRFQTEAQAAAQLHHPNIVTIHEVGFCDGVWFFSMDLIDGQPLSTRLAGAFLPSGVEVKAGTRVNGSLGDSFSLVQFCKIVRAVHYAHEHGVLHRDLKPANILVDSDGEPHLIDFGLAKVLIQDGSLTRTADVMGSPSYMAPEQACGKGSSIATDVYGLGAILYELLTGQPPFRAESPVQTLREVIEQAPLHPTAIRPQVNTFLALICLRCLEKDPRHRYPSALALAEDLERWESGEPILTKPQTLLVRSARWARRNPLLASFMLTLVLGFTATSVLLIQVNREKNKQALLATELKFANRESTRLLARAVGMVSENLETLWSNGERNSMLVGSDEIAAIANRPVAVTSSKLAPARYVLGLMAEDSPTGRAQRYADLLAYLEQQLELRVGRPARVDVRFYKYLGDCRADLCAGKLDFVRCGALPFLRSRQQVPGLQPIAVPVTDPKLAVLFTRAGSEIRSLADLKGRRVAFGETNSTVSFRAQIELARRGIDAAQLGGYDFLDSSLEFGEEVRELGFEEAIRRIGYLHSHAQVIEGVLSGRYDAGVAAFRAFQINHSRGLAAISDSEFVSSRSMWVARAGLEERVVNGLREALTSLRGEPWMALLPDHPVGFELMTPATFSLEESWLSRIGDSFPFKPSPPARVLSDSARR; encoded by the coding sequence TTGACCTCAAAACGACGTATGGAGGATGGACGCATGATGTCGCGCGATACCTCAGAATCGGCTTCGGTCGAGGAAGCCCTCTTTCATGCCGCCCGATTGCTACCCGATCGGACGGCTCGGGAGGCGTTCCTAGCGGCTGCCTGCCAGGGCCGGTCGGAGTTGCGCGGGCGGGTGGAAGGTTTGCTGGCCGCGAGCGAGGATTCCACTGCGTTTTTCGGCGCTGACCCTGGCTCACCGGTGCTGACGAAGGATTTGGTCGTGGGGGCCCGATTGGGCAACTATGAAGTGCTCAGTGAAATCGGGCGCGGCGGAATGGGGAGGGTCTATCGAGCTGCGGAGGTCTCCACTCGCCGTGTCGTGGCGCTGAAGGTGATTGGAGCCGGATCGGCCGCCGATTCGACTCAAGTGCGTCGATTTCAGACCGAGGCTCAAGCGGCTGCCCAACTCCACCACCCCAACATCGTGACCATCCATGAGGTTGGCTTTTGTGACGGGGTCTGGTTCTTCAGCATGGACCTGATCGACGGCCAACCGCTCTCGACCCGCTTGGCCGGTGCGTTCCTTCCCTCCGGTGTGGAGGTGAAGGCAGGAACTCGGGTGAATGGGTCTCTGGGAGATTCTTTCTCCCTCGTGCAGTTCTGCAAAATCGTGCGCGCGGTCCACTATGCTCATGAGCACGGGGTGCTGCATCGGGACTTGAAGCCGGCCAACATTCTGGTGGATTCTGACGGCGAGCCGCATCTCATCGACTTCGGGTTGGCCAAGGTGCTGATTCAGGATGGCAGTCTCACGCGCACAGCCGATGTTATGGGCTCTCCGAGCTACATGGCACCCGAGCAAGCATGCGGGAAGGGGTCATCGATAGCCACGGATGTCTATGGTTTGGGAGCGATTCTGTATGAGCTGCTCACTGGACAACCTCCTTTTCGAGCGGAGTCACCGGTGCAGACGCTGCGCGAGGTCATCGAGCAGGCACCGTTGCACCCAACGGCCATCCGACCCCAGGTGAATACGTTTCTCGCGCTCATCTGCCTGCGATGTCTGGAGAAGGATCCGCGTCATCGCTATCCCTCGGCATTGGCGCTGGCCGAGGATCTCGAGCGCTGGGAAAGCGGTGAGCCCATCCTGACCAAGCCGCAGACGTTGTTGGTCCGATCGGCGCGCTGGGCTCGGCGGAACCCACTGCTAGCCTCGTTCATGCTCACGTTGGTCCTGGGATTCACGGCTACATCGGTCTTGTTGATCCAGGTAAATCGGGAGAAAAACAAGCAAGCGTTGCTCGCCACGGAGCTCAAGTTCGCCAACCGGGAGTCCACGCGTTTGCTGGCTCGTGCCGTCGGGATGGTCAGCGAGAATCTCGAGACCTTGTGGTCGAATGGTGAGCGCAACTCCATGCTGGTGGGATCCGATGAGATCGCAGCCATCGCCAATCGACCGGTCGCGGTAACTTCAAGCAAGCTGGCTCCAGCCCGCTACGTCCTGGGTTTGATGGCCGAGGACTCGCCGACGGGCCGCGCTCAGCGTTACGCCGATCTGCTGGCCTATCTTGAGCAGCAACTCGAGTTGCGGGTGGGGCGTCCGGCGAGGGTGGACGTCCGATTTTATAAATACCTTGGTGACTGTCGTGCCGATTTGTGCGCTGGAAAGCTCGATTTTGTTCGGTGCGGTGCGTTGCCCTTCCTTCGCTCCCGGCAACAGGTGCCCGGATTGCAGCCCATCGCGGTGCCAGTCACCGATCCGAAGCTCGCGGTGCTCTTCACCCGCGCCGGCTCGGAGATCCGATCTCTTGCCGACCTCAAAGGACGTCGGGTGGCGTTTGGTGAGACCAACTCCACCGTCAGCTTCCGGGCTCAGATCGAATTGGCGCGCCGGGGAATCGATGCCGCGCAACTCGGGGGTTACGACTTTCTGGATTCCAGCCTGGAGTTTGGCGAGGAGGTTCGCGAACTGGGGTTTGAGGAGGCGATTCGCCGCATCGGATACCTGCATAGCCACGCTCAGGTCATCGAGGGCGTGCTGAGCGGACGCTACGATGCCGGGGTTGCCGCCTTCCGAGCCTTCCAAATCAATCACAGTCGCGGCCTTGCCGCCATTTCTGACAGTGAGTTTGTGAGCAGTCGATCCATGTGGGTCGCCCGGGCTGGCTTGGAGGAGCGGGTGGTGAATGGCCTACGGGAGGCGCTGACTTCGCTGCGCGGGGAGCCCTGGATGGCACTGCTGCCCGATCATCCGGTGGGCTTTGAGCTGATGACGCCCGCCACGTTCTCATTGGAGGAAAGCTGGCTGTCGCGAATCGGTGATTCCTTTCCCTTCAAACCTTCTCCCCCGGCTCGCGTGTTGTCCGACTCAGCGCGACGTTAA
- a CDS encoding lamin tail domain-containing protein, with protein sequence MRPGIVSDRACWFRNRTALQPWVVAAVLFSLALFPQASAQLAITEVMSDASEAVLPKRPDFWELTNFGSTRIDLSAYRWSDSAGFEAAEPHFFQGKSIGPGESIILVRSNVVTTLFPQQFYDWWGVGNLPQPLQVLFYRGPGFSQEYDAVQLWKVTALATSLVDRVEFYSAAPGATHTYDPETGLLDSLSRVGQRGAFRAAGGLDVGSPGRTMGPVPLRILQAPASVEVDAGAPVAFSVSALGMPKPRYQWRRNNVPIAGANESQLTIPHAVAASAGLYTVEMNNDVETLLSAPAELRVSTALSCARVIRGPEDLELTPRQDAVFSVLARGFPLPTYQWRFNGAAIPGATNAVFALPFVSPGMSGVVSVEVANFLCSTSAVARLRVVDPPDLRVTEVMAAASTNNALHRHGDWWELTNFESNRVSLQGYRFDDTPGVIAGAVVITNAIWVEPGESILFVSDLSRQDFLNWWGAENLPPGVQIVSFAGNSFDALGDSLYLWNATATSRDDVIVSLSFVNDTRGVSLWFDPVLAEFGELSIEGQRGAFRAVAGDDIGSPGWITAPPPRVLQPRLISIVPEGESVTVTWTSQAGYLYSLEYCDDLSQADWIPLLSLLAEGVSLKATDGDARGGLRFYRVIANLPSP encoded by the coding sequence ATGCGGCCTGGAATCGTCAGTGACAGAGCATGCTGGTTCCGAAATCGAACCGCTCTGCAGCCTTGGGTGGTGGCCGCCGTTCTGTTCAGCCTTGCCCTTTTTCCGCAAGCTTCGGCGCAACTGGCCATCACGGAAGTGATGTCGGACGCCTCCGAAGCGGTCCTTCCGAAACGGCCGGATTTTTGGGAATTGACCAACTTTGGATCCACGCGAATCGACTTGAGCGCGTACCGGTGGAGCGACAGCGCCGGGTTTGAGGCGGCAGAGCCTCACTTTTTTCAGGGAAAGAGCATCGGCCCCGGTGAGTCGATCATCCTGGTGCGCAGCAACGTGGTGACAACGTTGTTTCCTCAACAGTTTTACGACTGGTGGGGAGTGGGAAACCTTCCACAGCCGCTGCAAGTGCTGTTCTATCGCGGCCCCGGGTTCAGTCAGGAGTATGATGCGGTTCAGTTGTGGAAAGTGACCGCTTTGGCCACCAGCTTGGTGGATCGCGTTGAGTTCTACTCCGCAGCACCGGGTGCCACCCATACCTACGATCCAGAGACGGGCCTGCTTGATTCTTTAAGCCGAGTGGGGCAACGGGGTGCGTTTCGCGCTGCGGGGGGACTCGACGTCGGGTCTCCGGGCCGCACCATGGGCCCGGTGCCGCTGAGAATTCTGCAAGCCCCAGCCTCGGTCGAAGTGGATGCCGGAGCCCCCGTGGCATTTTCTGTCAGCGCATTGGGCATGCCGAAACCGCGGTATCAGTGGCGTCGGAACAACGTGCCCATTGCGGGGGCGAACGAGAGCCAACTGACCATCCCCCACGCTGTCGCCGCCTCGGCTGGGCTGTACACCGTGGAAATGAACAATGATGTGGAAACATTGCTGAGCGCTCCAGCCGAGCTTCGAGTGAGCACCGCGCTTTCCTGTGCTCGAGTGATCCGTGGACCGGAGGACCTGGAACTCACTCCCCGGCAGGACGCAGTGTTTTCAGTGCTGGCGCGAGGGTTTCCCCTGCCGACCTATCAATGGAGGTTCAATGGGGCTGCTATTCCAGGCGCCACCAATGCCGTCTTTGCCTTGCCCTTCGTGAGTCCAGGGATGAGCGGGGTGGTCTCGGTGGAAGTAGCCAACTTTCTTTGTTCGACCAGCGCCGTCGCCCGTCTTCGGGTGGTGGACCCTCCCGACCTGCGGGTGACGGAAGTGATGGCGGCCGCTTCCACCAACAACGCGCTGCACCGACATGGGGATTGGTGGGAGTTGACGAATTTCGAGTCTAATCGCGTGTCCCTTCAAGGCTACCGTTTCGACGATACACCCGGGGTGATTGCCGGAGCGGTCGTGATCACCAACGCCATCTGGGTGGAACCTGGCGAATCAATACTGTTTGTTTCTGACCTTTCCCGGCAGGACTTTCTCAACTGGTGGGGAGCCGAGAACCTTCCTCCCGGGGTGCAAATCGTTTCCTTTGCAGGCAACTCTTTCGATGCCTTGGGGGATTCCTTGTATCTGTGGAATGCGACGGCGACTTCGCGGGATGACGTGATCGTCAGCCTGTCCTTCGTGAACGATACGCGCGGCGTCAGCTTATGGTTTGATCCGGTGTTGGCTGAGTTTGGTGAGCTAAGCATTGAAGGTCAGCGTGGCGCCTTTCGAGCCGTCGCGGGCGACGATATCGGATCGCCAGGTTGGATCACCGCGCCGCCCCCGCGAGTGCTTCAACCCCGCCTGATCTCCATCGTTCCGGAAGGAGAAAGTGTGACCGTCACGTGGACGTCCCAAGCGGGATACCTTTATTCCCTCGAATACTGTGACGACTTGAGCCAGGCGGACTGGATTCCTCTGCTGTCGTTGCTCGCTGAAGGAGTCTCGCTTAAAGCCACGGATGGGGATGCGCGGGGAGGGCTGCGCTTTTATCGAGTCATCGCCAACTTGCCATCGCCATGA
- a CDS encoding prepilin-type N-terminal cleavage/methylation domain-containing protein, translated as MNPVRSQCTVPNRGFTLIELLVVVVIIGVLASLLLPALTRAKARAHEISCVNRMRQWTVALTMYAAESEDRLPRESFIPGGTVLNLWAQVRHPLAADVWYNALPRLIDQPEAADFAPSAVRGDFYRRERLMHCPSATFPSGAAKDQVTFFSVAMNSKLVRPSSPGLVMLGSVVRPSSTVAFLDNRLPDEPKVHPGQIDQDLGQPSAYASRFVTRHQQRGTLSFLDGHVETKRGSEVVEGGYAILPQTSLVWTTDPKSDPNLNY; from the coding sequence ATGAACCCAGTTCGTTCCCAGTGCACAGTGCCGAACAGGGGCTTCACCTTGATCGAGTTATTGGTGGTTGTAGTTATCATAGGCGTGCTGGCTTCGCTGTTGCTGCCGGCGCTGACTCGTGCAAAAGCGCGCGCTCATGAGATCTCCTGTGTCAACCGAATGCGGCAATGGACCGTCGCTCTGACGATGTACGCCGCGGAGAGCGAGGATCGGCTGCCGCGGGAGAGTTTCATTCCGGGTGGCACGGTTCTGAATCTGTGGGCTCAGGTGAGGCATCCTCTGGCGGCCGATGTCTGGTACAATGCGTTGCCGCGGCTTATTGACCAGCCTGAGGCGGCCGACTTTGCCCCTTCGGCGGTCCGCGGCGACTTTTACCGGCGCGAGCGTTTGATGCATTGTCCCTCGGCCACCTTCCCCTCCGGTGCGGCGAAGGATCAGGTGACTTTTTTCTCAGTCGCCATGAACTCCAAGCTGGTTCGACCCAGTTCGCCCGGGCTGGTCATGTTGGGCTCGGTGGTGCGGCCTTCGTCGACGGTGGCCTTTCTGGACAACCGCCTGCCCGACGAACCGAAGGTTCATCCCGGACAAATTGATCAGGACCTGGGGCAGCCGAGTGCCTACGCTTCAAGATTTGTCACCCGGCATCAGCAGCGGGGAACCCTTAGTTTCCTGGACGGCCACGTGGAAACGAAGCGAGGCTCGGAGGTGGTAGAGGGTGGTTACGCGATTCTGCCTCAAACGAGCCTGGTCTGGACTACCGATCCGAAGTCGGATCCCAACTTGAACTATTGA